The following coding sequences lie in one Hippopotamus amphibius kiboko isolate mHipAmp2 chromosome 7, mHipAmp2.hap2, whole genome shotgun sequence genomic window:
- the SYCE3 gene encoding synaptonemal complex central element protein 3 — MADSDPGERHYDNMLKMLSDLNKDLEKLLEEMEKISVQATWMAYDMVVMRTNPALAESMRRLEDAFLSCKEEMERNWQELLSETKRAQ; from the exons ATGGCTGATTCTGACCCTGGGGAAAGACACTATGACAACATGCTGAAAATGCTGTCAGACCTGAATAAAGACTTGGAAAAGCTAttggaagagatggaaaaaatctCAG TGCAGGCCACGTGGATGGCCTACGACATGGTGGTGATGCGCACCAACCCGGCGCTGGCGGAGTCCATGCGGCGGCTGGAGGACGCCTTCCTCAGTTGCAAGGAAGAGATGGAGAGGAACTGGCAGGAGCTGCTCAGCGAGACCAAGCGCGCGCAGTAG